One region of Rhodophyticola sp. CCM32 genomic DNA includes:
- a CDS encoding FtsB family cell division protein, producing MTKKRSVSGLLIPMALLFVGAYFTFSAVQGNYGLFHRIQVEAEVESLTDALAALQEETTEMEILTWRMSDEYLDLDLLDEQARNVLGYVRADDIVLP from the coding sequence ATGACCAAAAAACGCTCCGTTTCCGGGCTGTTGATACCCATGGCACTTCTGTTCGTGGGCGCCTATTTCACCTTTTCCGCCGTTCAGGGCAATTACGGGTTGTTCCACCGCATTCAGGTGGAGGCGGAAGTGGAAAGCCTGACTGACGCGCTGGCCGCGTTGCAGGAAGAAACCACGGAAATGGAAATCCTGACCTGGCGGATGTCAGATGAATATCTGGATCTGGACCTGCTGGATGAACAGGCCCGCAATGTTCTGGGCTATGTCAGGGCGGATGATATCGTGCTGCCGTAA
- a CDS encoding fructose bisphosphate aldolase: MTDAQAAQMTSAPGFIAALDQSGGSTPKALGLYGIGADAYASDAEMFDLIHGMRSRIAMAPAFTGAKVIGAILFEMTMDREIGGKPSAQYLWEERGVVPFLKIDKGLEAEEDSVQLMKPMPGLDTLLDRAGAAGVFGTKMRSVINGASASGIAANVAQQFEVAAQVSAKGLMPIIEPEISISIADKAEAETLLLTAITKQLDALPAGQQVMLKLTLPDQPNLYKPLVDHPGVMRVVALSGGYARTEANAKLAGNAGMIASFSRALTEGLSARQTEAEFNTAIASSIDSICAASVAG; encoded by the coding sequence ATGACCGATGCCCAAGCCGCCCAAATGACCTCGGCCCCCGGTTTCATCGCCGCCCTGGACCAGAGCGGTGGCTCGACGCCGAAGGCGCTTGGCCTCTATGGGATCGGGGCAGACGCCTATGCCTCTGACGCAGAGATGTTCGACCTGATCCACGGCATGCGGTCGCGCATCGCCATGGCGCCCGCCTTTACCGGGGCGAAGGTGATCGGCGCGATCCTGTTCGAGATGACGATGGACCGGGAAATCGGCGGCAAACCCTCGGCGCAATATCTGTGGGAAGAGCGTGGCGTTGTCCCGTTTCTGAAAATCGACAAGGGGCTTGAGGCGGAAGAGGACAGTGTTCAGCTGATGAAACCGATGCCCGGGCTGGATACGCTGCTGGACCGCGCCGGTGCCGCCGGTGTTTTTGGCACCAAGATGCGGTCGGTCATCAACGGCGCCTCAGCCAGCGGCATTGCCGCCAATGTGGCCCAGCAATTCGAAGTCGCCGCCCAGGTATCCGCCAAGGGGCTGATGCCGATCATCGAACCTGAAATCTCCATCTCCATCGCCGATAAGGCCGAGGCCGAAACCCTGCTTCTGACAGCGATCACCAAACAGCTTGATGCTCTGCCCGCAGGCCAGCAGGTGATGTTGAAACTGACCCTGCCGGATCAGCCCAATCTTTATAAACCGCTGGTGGATCATCCGGGTGTGATGCGGGTTGTGGCCCTGTCCGGCGGCTATGCGCGCACAGAGGCGAATGCGAAGCTGGCCGGGAATGCGGGGATGATCGCCAGTTTCTCCCGCGCCCTGACCGAGGGGCTTTCAGCCCGGCAGACTGAGGCGGAGTTCAACACCGCCATCGCGTCCTCCATCGACTCGATTTGTGCAGCCTCCGTCGCCGGTTAA